A genomic segment from Piliocolobus tephrosceles isolate RC106 chromosome X, ASM277652v3, whole genome shotgun sequence encodes:
- the TEX26 gene encoding testis-expressed protein 26 isoform X2: protein MKEVNKALSNQFISLTKRDFVDRSKAQKMKKSSHVSLECEKLLPRPPDTEFRRNYQIPAKIPELQDFSFKYGCYSSLPVASQGLVPSVLHSYLRNQDHTKKQTTYQSDYDKTYPDFLMLLNSFTSSQVKEYLQSVSYKDRQIIDRFIRTHCDTNKTKK, encoded by the exons ATGAAAGAAGTTAACAAGGCACTATCAAATCAGTTTATTTCCCTTACTAAGAGAGACTTTGTGGACAGATCGAAAG CtcagaagatgaagaaaagttCTCACGTGTCTCTGGAATGTGAAAAGTTACTTCCTCGACCTCCAGACACCGAATTCCGAAGGAATTACCAAATTCCAGCTAAAATTCCTGAGCTTCAGGATTTCAGTTTCAAATACGGATGCTACTCAAGCTTGCCCGTTGCTTCTCAGGGTCTAG TGCCTTCTGTGCTGCACAGCTACCTGAGGAACCAAGACCACACGAAGAAACAGACCACATACCAAAGTGACTATGACAAAACCTACCCAGATTTCTTAATGCTTTTAAACTCATTTACTTCCTCTCAAGTCAAAGAGTACCTTCAGAGTGTTTCTTACAAAG ATAGACAAATTATTGATCGCTTTATTCGTACTCACTGTGACactaacaaaacaaagaaatga